CCTCGGGGAAGATGGAGATCGCGCGCGGGCTGCACATCAACGAGATCGAGCCCACGGAGTCCATGCGCCACATCCTGTACACGTGCATGCTCTGCTCCTCCTGCCAGGAACAGTGCTACGAGGTCAAGCAGCTCCATCCCACGCGCGTCTTCGAGCTCATGCGCGAGAAGGCGGTGCGCGAGGGGTGGGGACCCATGCCGGAGCACGCCGCGCTGGCGGAGAGCCTGGAGAAGAACGACAACCCCTTCGGGGCGGACAAGAAGAAGCGCGGCGACTGGGCCAAGGGGCTGGCCTTGAAGAACCTCCCCAAGGAGCAGGCGGAGGTGCTCTGCTACGCCGGGGACGCCTACACCAGCGACCCGGCCCTGAAGCACGCCGTGCGGGCGGCCGCTCAGGTGCTCCTGGAGGCGGGGCTGGACGTGGGCACGCTGGGAGCCAAAGAGATAAGCGACGGCTCCCTCATGCTCCTGCTCGGGGACCGCGATTTCTTCGAGACCTACGCGGCCGAGAACATCGAGACCTTCAACTCCCTGGGAGTGAAGACCATCGTCACCCCCGACACCCATGCGGCATGGGTGTTCAAGGAGGAGTACGCCCGGGAGCTGGACCCGAACATAAAGGTCCTGCACATAAGCCAGCTCTTCTCGCGCCTCCTGAAGAAGGGACAGCTCTCCCCGCAGAAGGAGGTGCCCCTCAAGGCCGTCTATCACGATCCCTGCAAGCTGGGGAGACGCTTCGACATCTACGAGGCTCCGCGCAAGGTCCTGCGCGCCATCCCCGGCCTGGAGCTGCTGGAGTTCCCCCGCGCCACCTTCAACTCCCTGTGCTGCGGCGGCGGCGGGGGAGTGCGCTACGCCTTCCCGGATTATGCCCTGTGGACGGCGAAGGAACGCCTCTTCGAGGCGGAATGGACGGGAGCGGAGGCGGTGGTCACCAGCTGCCCCTACTGCGTACAGATGTTCAACCAGGCCGTGGAGGCCACCGGCAGCGGCATGAAGGTGTACGACCTTGCGGAAGTGCTCCTGGAGTCGCTGGGGAAGGAGGTGTAGGCCATGTGGGTCA
This portion of the Actinomycetota bacterium genome encodes:
- a CDS encoding (Fe-S)-binding protein encodes the protein MKKRITAPREVLHELQQDYFICTKCKVCQAVHVQFCPESRFWRNCPSGTRFRWDAYYASGKMEIARGLHINEIEPTESMRHILYTCMLCSSCQEQCYEVKQLHPTRVFELMREKAVREGWGPMPEHAALAESLEKNDNPFGADKKKRGDWAKGLALKNLPKEQAEVLCYAGDAYTSDPALKHAVRAAAQVLLEAGLDVGTLGAKEISDGSLMLLLGDRDFFETYAAENIETFNSLGVKTIVTPDTHAAWVFKEEYARELDPNIKVLHISQLFSRLLKKGQLSPQKEVPLKAVYHDPCKLGRRFDIYEAPRKVLRAIPGLELLEFPRATFNSLCCGGGGGVRYAFPDYALWTAKERLFEAEWTGAEAVVTSCPYCVQMFNQAVEATGSGMKVYDLAEVLLESLGKEV